In one Portunus trituberculatus isolate SZX2019 chromosome 31, ASM1759143v1, whole genome shotgun sequence genomic region, the following are encoded:
- the LOC123511539 gene encoding uncharacterized protein LOC123511539, with protein MTNFIFFFILVASFAKVRPHSTPLLSELVQQLHLTPGYTSNSQRFLLIPVQRPLDTRQKEKKRLVVETAQVMDTGTAAIQQDVGISVQITTDGKTESMDVDSLDEVFLEHDGYEQVPFSMQVPLVLPFDFRFKQDSELESPPECSTDARTWREHVINDVMNILELPGTQPWNLQPQGISAELRLKRDKLATLWELDFEDKDTVETFMANLKLFEDEAYNLCNIFNQEPSQVNLENLSALAECIYTYQFIQECVSAVRNAYATIDNPVWEVTEVNAVAVRVAIMLQQLQPRP; from the exons ATGAcgaacttcattttctttttcattttggtCGCTTCATTCGCGAAG GTGAGGCCTCACTCGACACCCCTCCTCTCTGAGCTCGTACAACAGCTACACCTTACACCTGGATACACTTCCAACTCGCAAAGGTTCCTCTTGATACCTGTGCAGCGTCCTCTGGATacgaggcagaaagagaagaaaaggctaGTGGTGGAGACGGCGCAGGTGATGGACACTGGCACTGCAGCGATCCAGCAGGACGTGGGAATATCTGTTCAAATAACAACAGATGGTAAAACAGAGTCCATGGATGTAGA TTCCTTGGATGAGGTTTTCCTGGAGCATGATGGATATGAACAAGTCCCCTTCAGTATGCAAGTGCCACTGGTCTTGCCTTTTGATTTCCGCTTCAAACAAGACTCTGAGTTAGAATCCCCGCCAGAGTGCTCCACTGACGCACGGACCTGGCGGGAGCATGTCATCAACGACGTCATGAACATTCTGGAACTCCCAG GCACGCAACCCTGGAACCTTCAACCGCAAGGGATCTCAGCCGAATTGAGACTCAAGAGGGACAAACTGGCGACCCTGTGGGAACTGGATTTCGAAGACAAGGATACTGTCGAGACATTCATGGCTAACCTGAAGTTATTTGAGGATGAAGCGTACAATTTATGCAATATCTTCAATCAGGAACCATCTCAG GTAAACCTGGAAAACTTGTCTGCCCTGGCTGAGTGCATCTACACTTACCAGTTCATCCAGGAGTGTGTGTCAGCAGTACGCAACGCCTACGCCACCATCGACAATCCAGTCTGGGAAGTCACTGAG GTAAATGCAGTCGCGGTCCGCGTCGCTATTATGCTGCAACAACTTCAACCTCGTCCCTAG
- the LOC123511660 gene encoding LOW QUALITY PROTEIN: uncharacterized protein LOC123511660 (The sequence of the model RefSeq protein was modified relative to this genomic sequence to represent the inferred CDS: inserted 1 base in 1 codon) yields the protein MTFPTLPLLLLLLAARGTPARPKLDASSSTRPSPLTEVKWSASCSPRVSXLRPNQDAMLACEMYAPNGTSLVWLNNQKQILPQAKASHHLLPPSSEIAVSRKGRRRIVPYLHISTDVYIDCASSKNQGYYSLKLTTPSGHVYTRNFTVILTGERANPAMTCYLGHKRVEQIPRIWQYARRARGKHGESVLLPCRVLERGVNTVTTWYFRGKRLMPGSSGYKYQVQPSGDLLVLETKPKDAGLYTCTVHNALMPYLFDRVHTWLILPKGMPAAP from the exons ATGACCTTCCCTACTTTacccttgctgctgctcctgctggctGCGCGGGGGACGCCAGCTAGGCCCAAG CTAGACGCCTCATCCTCAACAAGACCGAGTC CGCTAACTGAGGTGAAGTGGTCAGCCTCCTGCTCCCCGCGCGTTT AGCTGCGGCCCAACCAAGACGCAATGCTGGCCTGCGAAATGTACGCTCCCAACGGCACCTCCCTAGTGTGGCTCAATAACCAGAAGCAAATCCTCCCGCAG GCTAAGGCGTCTCACCACTTACTGCCACCATCGTCTGAGATCGCTGTCTCCAGAAAAGGTCGCCGACGAATTGTTCCATACTTGCATATCTCCACCGATGTTTATATAGACTGTGCCTCCTCCAagaatcag GGTTATTACTCTCTGAAGCTCACCACGCCCTCAGGACATGTCTACACGCGCAACTTTACCGTCATccttacag GGGAGAGAGCGAACCCCGCCATGACTTGCTACCTGGGTCATAAGAGAGTGGAGCAGATCCCTCGCATATGGCAGTACGCCCGACGCGCACGAGGAAAGCATGGTGAGAGTGTGTTGCTGCCGTGCCGTGTGCTAGAACGAGGAGTGAACACCGTCACAACTTGGTACTTCCGCGGCAAGCGACTCATGCCTGGTTCTAGTGGCTACAAGTACCAG GTCCAGCCTTCCGGGGATCTCCTGGTGCTTGAGACGAAGCCGAAGGACGCCGGCCTCTACACCTGCACCGTGCACAATGCACTCATGCCCTACTTGTTCGACCGCGTGCACACCTGGCTCATCTTGCCCAAGGGCATGCCAGCCGCGCCGTAG
- the LOC123511538 gene encoding translation initiation factor IF-2, mitochondrial-like — MLRSLAVGRRLAQREAWPLWQALQYVERPTLLGTKCRVMETAPCLLCGQLPRTAFHSSAALSKKRKDKDAKNAVQLNPKAIKLEKTKARVVSIWKNMTVLELSKAIERDIDTVFEIFMYVEGSDHYDEPNAPITNLRVAQEAVKRAGLRFKIEGSPVKVEQETKNKDAFRRPPPEEEKLVRRPPVVTIMGHVDHGKTTLLDSLRDTNVVQSEHGGITQHIGAFSVQLESGEQATFLDTPGHAAFGAMRARGAMVTDVVVLVVAADDGVMAQTQESLKLAQEAHVPIVVAINKVDKPEADVVGTRKMLLNAGLQLEEQGGEVQAVEVSALTGHNLDQLVEAVVTQAELLNLRSDPTGAVEGVVVESRTDPGRGKVATCVIQRGTLSRGAVLVAGTAWGKVRGMFNDAGKPIKSAPPATPVQVIGWRQLPSAGDVVLEVEGEHRAAEVVGWREAALKKQQQEDDAAAIEEKLQEHLKQYRAQREEKRKMGIRYKLRQRGPRPKESEEEDGPPKVSLVLKGDVDGSVEALLDTLDTYHGTECHLDLISYGVGPVTLTDVNMASMFSGIIYTFNVEVPKELQTLALKKGVTISEHTVIYHLIDHLKEQISAQLPLREEEEVLGEANVLEEFLITEGRKKVPIAGCRCVKGSLKKSALYKVVRGQDTIYEGELSSMRHLKEEVESIARGKECGLCFADHDLRFQTGDTLICYRIKQIPQTIDWDPGF, encoded by the exons ATGCTAAG AAGTCTTGCAGTGGGCCGCCGGCTGGCACAGAGGGAGGCATGGCCACTTTGGCAGGCCTTGCAGTATGTGGAGAGACCAACACTCTTGGGGACCAAGTGTAGGGTAATGGAGACTGCCCCATGCCTGCTGTGTGGTCAGCTGCCACGCACAGCTTTCCACTCATCTGCTGCTCtcagcaagaaaaggaaagataaagatgcTAAG AATGCAGTTCAGCTGAACCCCAAGGCAATAAAGCTGGAAAAAACGAAGGCTCGTGTTGTATCAATCTGGAAGAACATGACGGTGCTTGAGCTGTCTAAGGCCATCGAGAGAGACATTG ACACAGTGTTTGAAATCTTCATGTATGTAGAGGGAAGTGATCACTATGATGAACCGAATGCCCCGATCACCAACTTGCGTGTGGCCCAAGAGGCAGTGAAGCGGGCTGGCCTGAGGTTCAAGATAGAAGGCAGTCCAGTGAAGGTGGAGCAGGAGACCAAGAACAAGGATGCCTTCAGAAG ACCACcgccagaagaagaaaaattggtgCGACGACCCCCAGTGGTCACAATCATGGGCCACGTTGATCATGGGAAGACCACACTCCTGGACAGCCTTCGGGACACCAATGTGGTCCAGTCAGAGCATGGTGGCATCACCCAACACATTGGAGCATTCTCAG TACAGCTTGAGAGTGGAGAACAGGCCACCTTCCTGGACACCCCTGGCCATGCTGCATTTGGGGCCATGCGAGCACGGGGTGCCATGGTGACTgacgtggtggtgttggtggtagcagCAGATGATGGGGTGATGGCCCAGACCCAGGAGTCCCTCAAGCTGGCCCAGGAAGCACATG tgCCAATTGTGGTGGCCATCAACAAGGTGGACAAGCCTGAAGCAGATGTG GTTGGCACAAGGAAGATGCTGCTTAATGCTGGACTGCAGCTAGAGGAACAGGGTGGAGAGGTGCAGGCAGTGGAGGTGTCTGCCCTCACTGGCCATAACCTAGATCAATTAGTTGAGGCTGTGGTGACCCAGGCAGAACTCTTAAACCTGCGCTCTGACCCCACTGGTGCTGtggaaggtgtggtggtggagtctaGGACTGATCCTGGTAGGGGAAAG GTGGCAACGTGTGTCATCCAGCGGGGCACACTCAGCCGTGGTGCCGTGCTGGTGGCAGGAACCGCCTGGGGCAAAGTTAGGGGCATGTTCAACGATGCTGGGAAGCCTATCAAGTCTGCCCCCCCAGCCACTCCTGTTCAG GTGATTGGGTGGCGACAGTTGCCTTCAGCTGGGGATGTGGtgttggaggtggagggagagcatCGTGCTGCAGAAGTGGTGGGATGGCGGGAAGCTGCcttgaagaagcagcagcaggaagatgATGCAGCAGCCATCGAGGAGAAGTTGCAGGAGCACCTCAAACAGTACCGAGCACAgcgggaggagaaaaggaaaatgggaataag GTACAAGCTACGCCAGCGAGGTCCTCGGCCaaaggagagtgaggaggaggatgggccacCCAAGGTATCACTTGTGCTGAAAGGAGATGTAGATGGATCAGTGGAGGCTTTGCTAGACACCCTCGACACCTACCATGGCACGGAATGTCACCTGGACCTCATCAGTTATGGTGTTGGACCTGTCACTCTCACCGATGTGAACATGGCCTCCATGTTCTCAG gtattaTCTACACCTTTAATGTGGAAGTTCCAAAGGAGTTGCAGACATTAGCCTTGAAAAAAGGTGTGACCATCTCAGAACACACAGTTATCTATCACCTCATTGACCACCTCAAGGAACAGATCTCTGCACAGCTGCCTctcagggaagaggaagaagtacttG GTGAAGCAAATGTTCTTGAGGAGTTCTTGATCACTGAGGGGCGTAAGAAAGTTCCAATTGCTGGGTGCCGGTGTGTGAAGGGAAGCCTGAAGAAGAGTGCCTTGTACAAAGTAGTGCGAGGCCAAGACACAATCTATGAGG GTGAACTGTCATCCATGCGTCAcctgaaagaggaagtggaaagcATAGCAAGAGGCAAGGAGTGCGGTCTGTGCTTTGCTGACCACGACCTCAGATTTCAGACTGGTGACACACTGATCTGCTACAGAATCAAGCAGATCCCTCAGACAATAGACTGGGACCCTGGTTTCTAA